The proteins below come from a single Acidobacteriota bacterium genomic window:
- a CDS encoding DUF1846 domain-containing protein, with protein MTVRKTGFDNSWYVREQARAIRERMALFDGKLYLEFGGKLLFDHHAARVLPGYDPNVKMALLRELREQADVLLCIYAGDIERKKMRADFGITYDTDAMKMIDGLREGGVDVAAVVITRFNGQPAARIFRNKLERRDIKVFTHAATKGYPTDVDTIVSEEGYGANASIETRRRLVIVTGPGPGSGKLATCLSQIHHDHRKGIASGYAKFETFPIWNLPLKHPVNVAYEAATADIGDFNLIDPFHLEAYGKTAVNYNRDVEAFPVVRRILEKITGDPSVYRSPTDMGVNTAGGGIVDDAVVKEAARQELIRRWFRYQCEYAMGLTEKETVQRAELLMKELGVKPEDRPVVGAARDAAVEAKEKGKGHKGIHCGAALELADGAILTGKNSALMHAASSLVLNAAKTLAGIPDEIHLLSPSIIEAVANLKRTLGGASSVSLDLSEVLIGLGINASTNPAAHMALDKLKGIHGCEVHMTHMPTPGDEAGFRRLGVNLTTDPNFSGKDLFVI; from the coding sequence ATGACGGTCCGGAAAACCGGTTTCGACAATTCCTGGTACGTCCGCGAGCAGGCCCGCGCGATCCGGGAGAGAATGGCGCTTTTCGACGGCAAACTCTATCTCGAATTCGGCGGAAAGCTTCTCTTCGACCACCACGCCGCCCGGGTTCTTCCGGGCTACGACCCCAACGTCAAGATGGCTCTTCTGCGCGAACTCCGGGAGCAGGCCGATGTTCTGCTCTGCATTTACGCCGGCGACATCGAGCGCAAAAAGATGCGGGCCGATTTCGGCATCACTTACGACACGGACGCCATGAAAATGATCGACGGTCTCCGGGAAGGCGGGGTCGATGTCGCGGCCGTCGTCATCACCCGCTTCAACGGCCAGCCGGCGGCCCGGATTTTTCGAAACAAGCTCGAACGCCGGGATATCAAGGTTTTTACCCACGCGGCGACGAAGGGATATCCCACGGATGTCGATACCATCGTCAGCGAGGAGGGCTATGGAGCCAACGCCTCGATCGAAACGCGCCGCCGTCTGGTCATCGTGACCGGTCCGGGGCCGGGAAGCGGAAAACTTGCGACCTGCCTGTCCCAGATCCATCACGACCATCGGAAGGGGATAGCCTCAGGCTACGCCAAGTTCGAGACCTTCCCGATCTGGAACCTCCCCCTCAAGCATCCGGTGAACGTGGCCTACGAGGCGGCGACGGCCGACATCGGCGATTTCAACCTCATTGATCCGTTTCACCTCGAAGCTTACGGCAAGACGGCCGTAAACTATAACCGCGACGTCGAGGCTTTCCCCGTGGTCCGGCGGATCCTGGAGAAAATTACGGGCGATCCCTCTGTCTACAGATCTCCGACCGACATGGGCGTCAACACGGCCGGCGGAGGAATCGTCGACGACGCCGTCGTGAAGGAGGCGGCCCGGCAGGAGCTCATCCGGCGCTGGTTCCGTTACCAGTGCGAATATGCCATGGGGCTGACGGAGAAGGAAACCGTCCAGCGGGCCGAGCTGCTGATGAAGGAACTCGGCGTCAAGCCCGAGGACCGGCCGGTCGTCGGCGCCGCGCGGGATGCGGCCGTCGAGGCCAAGGAAAAGGGCAAAGGCCACAAGGGCATCCACTGCGGAGCGGCTCTCGAACTCGCCGACGGTGCGATCCTCACGGGAAAGAACTCCGCGCTGATGCATGCGGCATCCAGCCTCGTCCTCAATGCCGCAAAAACGCTGGCCGGAATTCCCGATGAGATCCACCTTCTGTCCCCGAGCATCATCGAGGCCGTCGCCAACCTCAAGCGCACGCTGGGCGGAGCCTCGTCGGTCAGCCTCGATCTCTCCGAGGTCCTGATCGGCCTGGGCATCAATGCCTCGACCAATCCGGCCGCCCACATGGCACTGGACAAGCTCAAGGGCATTCACGGCTGCGAAGTCCACATGACACACATGCCGACACCCGGCGACGAGGCCGGCTTCCGCCGCCTCGGCGTCAACCTGACCACCGACCCCAACTTCTCGGGTAAAGATTTGTTTGTGATTTGA